The Lactobacillus sp. ESL0680 DNA segment TAATATAACGGCCATTTAGCAAGATTGAGACAAAATTGCGCGTTGAGCGAGTTAATTCTGGTTTCGATATTAAACCAGTAACCGTAAAATCGTTGTCGCTGCTGCTAAATGGCAGCATTTTTTCGGCAATATGGCGGCCATAAACACTAGAAACTGTCTGCTGTAAATTACCATTACCAGCAGTTCGTAATAAAACACGCCCTTCATTAGTTAGCGTCAAAGCCAAGTTGGGATAGCCCAAGGCAATGCGGTTAACAATATCAACAATTTTCATGATTTCGGTACGGGGACTGCGCAGATACTTTAACCGCGCCGGCGTGTTGTAGAACAGGTCCTTAACCGTAATTTGCGTACCCTTTTTAGCAGCGGCATCTTCCTGCAGCGTTTTCGCACCGGCAGTAAATTCGGCTCGTGTCCCCGCTGCTTCATTAGTATTAGTTAAAATTTCTACATGGCTAACCGCTGCAATCGAGGCCAAGGCTTCCCCACGAAAGCCCAAGGTACCAACATTAAACAGGTCACGTTCGTTGGTAATTTTGCTTGTCGCGTGCCGGGTAAAGGCAAGGTCAACTTGATCGCTGGCAATTCCCGAACCATTGTCTTGAACAACGATTTCCTTTAGGCCGGCATCAATAAAATCAATCCGAATCCGGCTGCTGCCAGCATCGATTGCATTTTCGACCAATTCCTTAACCACACTCGCCGGTCGTTCAATTACTTCTCCGGCCGCAATCTGGTTAGCTAACGTTTCCGATAATTCATGAATTTGCGCCATGATTAATGCTCATCCTTCAAGTCTTCCTGCCAATTTGCAACCAGCTGCATTACTTCAAGCGGTGTTTTATCAGCTAGATAAAGATTAGAAATTTCATCAAGGATATCTTTTTCCTTGCCTGTAACTTCATTTGCTGGCTCATCAAGGTCATCGCCCACAGCTGCTTCATCAGTATTAAACAAATCTAATTGTGTCGCTGCCGGACCTAAGTTGCTGCCTTGAGCTTCAAGCCGCTTTAACAATTTGGTTGCTTCACGCAAGACTTTGCGCGGCAATCCCGCTAATTGCGCTACATGAATGCCGTAACTCTGATCCGCTGGTCCTGGTAGAATTTTATGTAAGAAAATCAACTTACCATTTTCTTCGGTTGCCCCAACGTGAATGTTCTTGAGGTGAGGCAGCTTTTGTTCCATTGCCGTTAATTCATGGAAGTGCGTCGCAAACAAAACCTTCGCGCCAACTTCATCATGTAAATATTGGACAATTGCGCCGGCTAGGGCCATCCCGTCATAGGTTGCCGTACCACGGCCAATTTCATCAAATAATACCAAACTGCGCTTAGTAGCTGCTTGCAATGCCGCATTGGCTTCCGTCATTTCAACCATAAAGGTACTTTGACCCGAAATCAGGTCATCTGCAGCCCCAATTCGCGTGAATATCTGGTCAAAAATCGGCAGCTCAGCACTATCTGCTGGCACAAACGAACCGACCTGCGCCATTACTGCAATCAGCGCCATTTGTCGCATGTAAGTACTCTTACCAGACATGTTCGGACCAGTAATTAAGAAAATATTGGTATCTTCGTCAAGCTTGACATCATTAGGAATGTAGGCGCCCGCCTTCATCACCTTTTCAACTACGGGATGACGTCCTGCAATAACCTTCACATCTTGATTGGCAGTATGGAACACGGGCCGACAATAATTATTTTCTTCGGCAACTTGCGCAAATGAACAAAAAACATCAAGACTGGCTAGTTGTGCAGCTAATTTTTGTAAAGCAGCAATGTACTTCTTGACTTCTTCACGCAACTTAACAAACAAATCATATTCCAAATCTGTCGACTTGGACTGTGCTTCCAAAATTAAGTTTTCGTGCTCCTTTAATTCCGGCGTGATATAACGTTCCGCATTGGTTAACGTTTGCTTACGGGTATAACGATCTATCGGCACCTTACTCTTGTTAGAGTTCGTCACTTGAATGTAGTAACCAAAGACCTTGTTATAACCAACCTTGAGGTTATCAATTCCCGTCTTTTGCCGTTCCGAAACTTCCATTTCGGCTAACCACTTTTTACCATTATTCATTGCATCGTGGTAACGATCAAGCTGGCGATCAACGCCAGGACGTATAAGCCCACCATCAGTAGTCACAATCGGCGGCTGGTCAACAATTGTCGTCGTAATTAATTCCGCAACGCCCTTTAACGGATCAATCTTAGTGGCAAAATCTTGCAAAACCTTGCTGTCTGCATCCTGCAATGCCGTCAAAATTGTCGGTACTGCCTGCAAAGAATGAGCTAGCTGCAATAATTCACGGGCGTTAACGTTGCCAAAGGCAATCCGACCCGTCAATCGTTCCAAATCATAAACGCCCTTGAGAGCATCAATGATGTTTTCGCGGGTAAAATAACCATCAAGTAAGGCTTGCACCATTTCTTGGCGTTTAGTCAGTTGGTCAACTGATAATAGCGGCCGCGCTAGCCACTGCTTAAGCAGACGTCCACCCATTGCTGTATGAGTCTTATCAAGAACCCAGAACAAGGAGCCCATCTTTTTGCCAGTTTTCGCAGAAGCTGTTAATTCCAAATTGTTCTGCACCGTGTGCGACATTTGTAAATACTGACTGACTTCATAGCTTTGTGCCACCTGCAAGTGTGCCAAACTGCGCTTCTGCGTCGTCAGTAAGTAGCCAACTAACTGTTGAACCGCTGCTTTTTCAACATGATTAGTCAAATTTTGTTCAACGAAAGACACTTCGGCATGCTTTTCAGTTAATTCAACTGGTGCCGAAACCGTAATATTGGCTTTATCGAAAAATTCACTGTCGGCATCACTTAAATGCCCATTATAAACAACCTCGCGTGTGCGCAACGACAACAATTCATTCGCTACGGCCGCAAATGTTTTTAAGTGCGTCGCAAAAATTTCACCGGTTGACAAATCACTATAGGCTAAGCCGAAGCCGCTCTTAGTTGTCACTACTGACGTTAAATAATTGGCATCTTTGGCTTCACTTGGCTTGTCATTCATCCGCGTACCTGGCGTTACCAGCTGGATAATTCCCCGCTTAACCATTCCTTTGGCATCCTTAGGATTTTCCAATTGCTCACATAAAGCGACTTTATACCCCTTCTCCACCAAAGTATCAACGTAAGAATCAACCGCAACGTGCGGCACACCTGCCATTGGAATTGGATTTTCACTCTTATTCGAGCGGTGCGTCAAGGTCAATTCCAAAATCTGGGCACCCTTAACCGCATCATCCTCAAATAATTCATAAAAGTCACCGACGCGATAAAAAAGGAAGGCATCGGGATATTGCTTTTTAATTTCGTAATATTGCTCCATCATCGGAGTTGTACTTGCTTTGGCCATTTATTCCTCTTCTTCTTTGCTATTACTGCTATATTATACGCTATCTCTTGGGGCAAAAGAAAAAAGACCACTAGTTAATGATCTTTTTCTTAAGTTTGCTTGAAACAACATTGCTTATCAAGTTGTCTACTATAACTATGTAAAAATAACTAGCTAATAAAATTTTTTCAAGCTTATTAATTAGTCAACGATACAATGCAACTACTAGTTTTTAGGCTAAAATTAAAGTGCAAAATTAATTTATATTTTATTATTATATATAAATACAAGTAAATATATTTTTTAATAATCAAAAAGTAACAAATCCACATTTATAAGCTTTTTTGAGCATTTTAATTGTCTTGTATGTATCTATCAAATATAATTAAAAATACGAGTTTAAGCAATACTTATATTGGTATCTAATTTCTTAAACTTAAAAATAAATATATGTATACAAAAAATCGTTTCTCATAGGTAGTACGAGCAACGATTTTTTTGTTTATTTGTTAAAAAGATATAAAATAAAAAGGGGAGGATAAAAGATCAATCTAATTAATTAAGCAAGATTATCACAGTATTAAAGAAAAATTCAAGTACAATTTGGACAGTTAATATTTGAATTTAAATTCAATCACTATGCTAATCAAACGTTATACCATCTTGCTAAATATTTTACTATATAAGACCAACTTATTTGCTTTTTAATAAAACCGCTTTAACTAAAAATTGGACAGACTTTAGAATTAAACACGGTACCAAACCAATAAAGGCAAATACCTGTCAACTATAGGTAAATTATTAATCAAGATTTTTATAATCACTTAAAAGTTTTATACCCAAATTAAGGAGCGTTAATTATGAAAACAATAAAGAACGTTTTATACGCACTATCAGTATTTGTATTACTATTCATTAGTGGTCCGCCTGCTTACGCAGCTACGGCTAAATTTTACGAATATTCCGGCACAGACTTAATCAAACAAGACTATTACGAAATCAAACAAAAGAAGGCATTCAAATATAACTTAAATGGAAAGCAAGCTTATAATTCTGCTGCCTTTGTTCCTGAACGTAATAACTTTGTTGGTTATAGTTGGCCTGATAAAAATAATATTACCTATACTACAGACGGAACACCGCGCCAAGCCGCATTAACAGATGACGCTGCGCAACGGATCAATAGTATGAATATTGTAAAATTAGCACCTTCTGCAAGTAATCCTGATATTACCATACATTATGTCAGTCAAGAAAAGATCAATAGCTTTAACAGTGATCCTAACCACGATCCAAATATTATGGCCTTAGGCCTAACAGTATATGGAAATGTCTGGCTGACGTCTAATAAGTATGCGCCTAAAACGTTTATTCACGTTAATGTTTACGTCAATAAAGAAGAAAACAACTCAGGCTATAGCTTATCTAACAGAGTTAAATGGCGTTTAGATTATCGTAATGAAGCAATTATTATTCATGAATTTGGACATGCTTTAGGCCTAGATCACAGTAATAATTATTCAAATTTAATGTCTCCAAGCAACTCTCAATTTAGTGAAAATGCGATGAAAAATCATACGCAAATTCTCGATCAAGATTTTTATAATCGGCTTAGAACACTTTATACAGAAAATTAACTAAAACACTATTTAACAAAATATCGATAAGACAAGCTTTGCTTATTAACACTAGTCCTTTAATAAGGTACTCTACTTTATCTTGCTCTGTTATACCCTAAGGGCAAAAATAGTTTCAACAATTATAAATTGGTAACTAACATAAAAGTAAACTCTTCTGAGTAAACAGAAATAGACATTACTATTGATGTTATATATGGTACTTTCATAATTATCACAATTAATATATAACAAAAAATATTCGAATGCAAGTAACTTTTTAAAATTATCTAATATTTATTTACTATTTTAACTTTATTATTTACGATAACATATATACGTAAATAAATACTGCTATATCAGCATTTTCTCTACTTCAAAATCTTTTTCCTCGCATTTTAATATACACGAATATTGAAATTGCTTACATTTATTAAATAACAATTCTATATATTTATTGGAATTATATTTTGTATAAAAATAGATATTACTTTTTTAACATCTAAATTAAACTCACAAAAGTCAGCATTACCAATAAAAAAGACCATCAACTTGATGGTCTTTTTTTCTTGAAATTAAATAAATTATTATTGAACAAGCCGCCTTTTAGCAGAGTGTCTGCCGACAAACTTAACTATTAATTCTCACCACACAAAAAAGCCGCTCGTTTGAGCAGCTTTTTTAATTAGTATTTATCTA contains these protein-coding regions:
- the mutS gene encoding DNA mismatch repair protein MutS encodes the protein MMEQYYEIKKQYPDAFLFYRVGDFYELFEDDAVKGAQILELTLTHRSNKSENPIPMAGVPHVAVDSYVDTLVEKGYKVALCEQLENPKDAKGMVKRGIIQLVTPGTRMNDKPSEAKDANYLTSVVTTKSGFGLAYSDLSTGEIFATHLKTFAAVANELLSLRTREVVYNGHLSDADSEFFDKANITVSAPVELTEKHAEVSFVEQNLTNHVEKAAVQQLVGYLLTTQKRSLAHLQVAQSYEVSQYLQMSHTVQNNLELTASAKTGKKMGSLFWVLDKTHTAMGGRLLKQWLARPLLSVDQLTKRQEMVQALLDGYFTRENIIDALKGVYDLERLTGRIAFGNVNARELLQLAHSLQAVPTILTALQDADSKVLQDFATKIDPLKGVAELITTTIVDQPPIVTTDGGLIRPGVDRQLDRYHDAMNNGKKWLAEMEVSERQKTGIDNLKVGYNKVFGYYIQVTNSNKSKVPIDRYTRKQTLTNAERYITPELKEHENLILEAQSKSTDLEYDLFVKLREEVKKYIAALQKLAAQLASLDVFCSFAQVAEENNYCRPVFHTANQDVKVIAGRHPVVEKVMKAGAYIPNDVKLDEDTNIFLITGPNMSGKSTYMRQMALIAVMAQVGSFVPADSAELPIFDQIFTRIGAADDLISGQSTFMVEMTEANAALQAATKRSLVLFDEIGRGTATYDGMALAGAIVQYLHDEVGAKVLFATHFHELTAMEQKLPHLKNIHVGATEENGKLIFLHKILPGPADQSYGIHVAQLAGLPRKVLREATKLLKRLEAQGSNLGPAATQLDLFNTDEAAVGDDLDEPANEVTGKEKDILDEISNLYLADKTPLEVMQLVANWQEDLKDEH
- a CDS encoding matrixin family metalloprotease — translated: MKTIKNVLYALSVFVLLFISGPPAYAATAKFYEYSGTDLIKQDYYEIKQKKAFKYNLNGKQAYNSAAFVPERNNFVGYSWPDKNNITYTTDGTPRQAALTDDAAQRINSMNIVKLAPSASNPDITIHYVSQEKINSFNSDPNHDPNIMALGLTVYGNVWLTSNKYAPKTFIHVNVYVNKEENNSGYSLSNRVKWRLDYRNEAIIIHEFGHALGLDHSNNYSNLMSPSNSQFSENAMKNHTQILDQDFYNRLRTLYTEN